Sequence from the Pan paniscus chromosome 4, NHGRI_mPanPan1-v2.0_pri, whole genome shotgun sequence genome:
accatactggccaggctggtctggaactcctgacctcgtgatctgcctgcctcagcctcccaaagtactgggattacagatgagagccacggtgcccagccggggattagtgcccttataaaagagacccccaAAAGCGtccttgccccttctgccatgtgagctAGAGGACAGTAATCTATGAACTAAAAAATGGGCTctgaccagacaccaaatctgcaaGCACCTTGATTTTGCACCATCCAGCCTCCGGTACCATTAgaaacatttctgttgtttataagctaccctgTCTATGGTATTGTGTAGCGACAGTGCAAACAAACTAAGACATGGACCTTCCAACACAAGTTAAAGGCTTCAGGGGATGCTGCCTGGGTCAACAACATGACAGCAACCTTTACTCATGTGAGACTTCGACTCAGAACCACCTACCCAAATCCATCATTTCCCTGACTTCTATAAATTGTGTCatacatatttgttattttaagccgttaagttttagggtaatttttaaatggaaaaaatacatgATCATAGGTAAAActataattaatagaaaaatctAATGCCAATAATATTTACCATTGATTGACTGtaaaaactccattaattatttgctttccatttatatttattttgggatttcttttttaagagaatgGCACCTGTGACAGCATACTGTTAATATTACCCTTGTATCGTACTTTACCATGCCATCTCTGAAGAATATTACAGACCATTTTGGAGCATGGTGAATAAGAAATTTTTACCTTAGGAGTTCACTTGAatagtcatttttatatttgtgacTGCAAGTCACTTTTAGGGGCTGTACTTCCTTAGTACTGGTAGCATTATTATCCAATGGACTTTTATAGCTTTCattaggttttcttttgtttttgttctttaaagaacattttacttaacttagtatttcatttttcatctataTTATGAGGCAGTAAGAGTCTTCTGTTTTTCCAAAGTTGAGActgctttatatttatttcatattgtcTACAGCTGTAGTGTTCAATACattagccactagccacatgtggttatttaaataagataaaataaaaattggccgggcgtggtggctcacgcctgtaatcccagcactttgggaggccgaggcgggcagatcattaggtcaggagatcgagaccatccttactaagacggtgaaaccccatctctattaaaaatgcaaaaaattagccgggcgtggtggcgggcgcctgcagtcccagctactcaggaggctgaggcaggagaatggcgtgaacctgggaggcagagtttgcagtgagccgagatggcaccactgcactccagcctgggggacagagcgagactccatctcaaaaaaaaaaataaaaataaaaataaaataaaaattaagttcttTAGTTgcactagccatatttcaaatACTTGATGgatacatgtggctagtggctaacaTAAGGGATAGcacagatataaaacatttcctcATCATATAAAGTTCTATTGGATAGTGCTGGTCTGTAGCTTATAGGATGGTATCTTAGTCTGCTTCAGCTGCTAAAACAGAATACCGTAAATTAGGTAGCTTAAACAGTAGATAttttgaccaggcgtggtggcttatgcctgtattcctaacactttgggaggccgaggcaggtggataacttgagctcaggagtttgagactagcctgggcagcatggcaaaaccttgtctctatgaaaattagctgggcatggtggtgcacgcctgtagtctgagctacttgggaggctgaggtgggagaattgcttgaacctgggaggcggaggttgcagtgagccatgatcgcaccactgtactccagcctgggtgacagaatgagactctgtctcaaacaaaaaaacaaacaaacaaaaaaaaaacaaagaaacggatatttctcacatttctggagactggaagtgcaagatcaaagtgttggcaaaTTACGTTTCTTAAAGAGGGCCTGCTTCCTAGATTGGAAATGGCCATCTTCTCTCagtatcctcacatggtaggGAGAAAAGCAGCTctagtgtctcttcttataaaggaaGTAATGCCACCATAGGGGCTCTattctcatgacctcatctaaacctaattctCTCCTAAAGGCCACGCCTCCCAGTATcctcaccttgggggttagggctttatcatatgaatgttttttttttttttttttttttgagacagagtctcgctctgtctgtcacccaggctggagtgcagtggcacaatctcggctctctacaagctccgcctcctgggttcacgccattctcctgtgtcagcctcctcagtagctgggactaaggcgcccgccactgcgcccggctaattttttgtatttttagtagagacggggttttaccatgttagccaggatgatctcgatctcctgacctcgtgatccacccgcctcggcctcccaaagtgctgggattacaggcatgagccaccgcgcccggcctatcatatgaattttgagggaacacaaaCATGCAGTCTGTAGCAGATGGTAATAGGCTGATATATTACACTTGTTGATGTAAATCTGATAGGTTTCTTTCTCTCCAAGgacagctttttaaatatttaacagtaTCAATAATTTTTCAGGTTCTGtgagaattttataatttataatttgcagACTTAATGTATAATCTATTTTGTCCtaacaattacaaatatattttttatttcagattatATATATTCCTACCAGATGGAGATAATtacagctttaaaaatttttattttttcattttatttcacatattgacattaaatttttattgacacataataattgtacatatatatggggtacaatgtgatgttttaatacatgtactcaatgtgtaatgatcaaatcagggtaatttgcataatgatttttctgtagggagaaaattcaaaatctactcttctggctattttcaaatatataatatgttattgttaactatacTCATCCTACTATGCAATaggacaccagaacttattcctggGTTCTACATCTGTTAAGCCAACCAAGGATTGgaaatattgggaaaaaaaattccgtctgtactgaacatgtacagacttttttcttgtccttATTCCTTACACAATATAGTACAATAACTATTTGCATGACATTTACATCGCATATTATGAGTGATCTAGAGTTGATAtgaagtatatgggaggatgtgcaaaGGTGATGTgcaaatactatgtcattttatatcagggacttgagtatCCTTTGTTatcctcaggagatcctgaaactagtcccccatggatactgagggctGACTGTATAGTCCTATCCTCACGGCACTTTCATTCTAATGAGGGAAGACTgactataaacaaaatatatgtaataggTGGTGGTAAGTACCGTGGAGAAGTAACAAATGGGGCAAAGTGAGTTATACAGCTCCATTCTTAGAAACCTTGGAGTACTTTTCTTAGTTTATACTCGTGGTGGTTTCCTTTTGTCTCCTTTATTACATGGGACTCTGACATGTGCCCATAGCTAGGGTGGCAGTAGGATCTACCCGATAGTAGGGTGGCAGTAGGATCTACCCGAAAAGCGTCCTGCTGATACAGGACCAAAGCATCCTGTTGTTCTTGAGCCTATAAAAAGAGCTAATGGTCTTGCTTCTCTTAACTGTGGCCTCCTACACTGTGTTTTGGATGATTGGTGATGTCTTGgatattctgtttctttggaacTTGGAATATACAACACTTTACTAGGGAATTAGCAACGGAAGCAGAGCAAAGATGTACAGAGGAAAGAATGCATAACTCTGATGGAATTGAAGTCATGAGGCAGCAGAGAGCTTAAATtacagctttaaaaattttttattttttagagggaATTTAATTGAGACTAACAGCAGTAATAGTTAACGGAGCCAGAATGCTTGAGTCATATAATTGCAAAGCAGAGTTGGGAGCAACAGATGCTAAAGAGTAGTTGCTGTAGTTCCTCTTTGGGTCGTAGGAGCAGTTGTCATATTACTATATAGCTACTGAATGAAGAAGAGTTCTTAGTGAGGCCTGGGTGAACAGCTCTTCTTAGTATTCTGTGTGACCCCATTTGACCTTTTAACAAATCCCTAACTAAACAAATAGCCCCTAAGGTAAACTAAGTTTTTCTCTGCTATTTTTTTGCTTGAGAGAGCTATAACTGTAATAGACTTATATTTCTGAACATTTTAGTGCTTGCCAATATTTGGTAATATTTACGTTTCCTATATTTGTAATGAACATTCTTCTTCCGGtacattttttgttaaattattgtTTCATGCATAAAAGTTCACCTTTTGTTGTATAAAATTGACTCAGATTAATTTATACACATTGACAATGAGTAAATAGAATTTTTCAGATTATTAAAAGCTGAAGGAAGCCCATGtaagcaacaaaaaaaaagaaaaaaccaacaaaaataaacccaaaccCCTCAAACAATTTCGAACACAAAACATTCTTCTCATGCCGGCATCCCTGCTTGCAGGTGTGAAGGGGGCAGGAATCAGCGAGGTGTCCTGGGCTGAGTCCCCGGAGTGGGAAGAGGTGGCAGGAAGGGGATCTGAGGAGGAGAACAGGGGTCCTGGTGGTCTGTGCTTCTTCCCAGACACGGGAGCTGTAGAGGAGACCTCTGCAGCAGATGCTAGGGGGGCCACTAGGCCCAGGCAGTCTTGGGACTTGGGTCTGTCCTGCTGTGCATCCATAGTGGGTGCTTTAGAAAGGGGAGGCCCACCCGAAGCCCCTGTTGCAAGTGAGGACAAAGTGTGGGAAGGCCGTGAGGGTCTGCAGTCCGAGATGGCCTTGTCCTCAACGTGCAGTGCACTGTTGATGCGGGGCCTAGAGGCCTGGGATCTGGGGGAGCCACCCCTGGGGGCGAGTGTCTGCCCTGGTGCAGTATCTGCCTTTTCCCAGCGGGTGTGACCCGAAGAGACAGCCTGAGGTCTGTCCTCACTCACTGTGTTTGAGGAACTGAGGGCCAGCTGGCAGTGGGATGAGGCTGGCCCCCTCTTCCGCTTTAGTTCCTGGAGGCCTTCCGTAGAGCTGTGGGAGCTGCAGCTGGCATTTCCTTGGAGGCACGATCTGGTCCAGGAGGTCTGGGATCTCTGGTTATATCTCACTTCTGACCTCTGGGCACGTGCTGCAGCTGTGGCTGAGGCCAAGAAATGTGCGGGGCCTCCATCCACTGCATTGAGTAGTGACCCCGACGTGGGGTTCAATGTGGAGGggggaggggctgctgctgcagctgcaggAGCCGAGGTGCCAGGCCTTGTTCTTCTCATGCCGGCATCCCTGCTTGCAGCTGTGAAGGGGGCAGGAATCATCGAGGTGACCTGGGCTGAGTCCCGGGAGTGGGAAGAGGTGGCAGGAAGGGGATCTGAGGAGGAGAACAGGGGTCCTGGTGGTCTGTGCTTCTTCCCAGACACGGGAGCTGTAGAGGAGACCTCTGCAGCAGATGCTAGGGGGGCCACTAGGCCCAGGCAGTCTTGGGACTTGGGTCTGTCCTGCTGTGCATCCATAGTGGGTGCTTTAGAAAGGGGAGGCCCACCCGAAGCCCCTGTTGCAAGTGAGGACAAAGTGTGGGAAGGCCGTGAGGGTCTGCAGTCCGAGATGGCCTTGTCCTCAACGTGCAGTGCACGGTTGATGCGCTGGAATGCCTCCTCTTTTTCCAGGTGCAGGTCTTCAGCCGTGACCCGGTACCCCAGCTCTAAGGGAGGTGTCAGCATCAAAGGCTCCCCTCGCCTGCGTGGCAGCAAGGGAATCTTGCGTCTACGGGGTCTAGAGGCCTGGGATCTGGGGGAGCCACCCCTTGGGGCGATTGTCTGCCCTGGTGCTGTATCTGCTGCCTTTTCACACCGTGAGTGACCCGAAGAGACAGCCTGTGGCCTGTTCTCACTCACTGTCTTTGAGTAACTGAGGGTCAGCTGGCAGCGGGATGAGGCTGGCCCCCTCCTCTGCTTTAGCCCCGGCAAGCCTCCCGTGGAGCTGTAGGAGCTGGAGATGGCATTTCGTTTGGTGCTCGAGCTCGTCCAGGATGTCTGAGATGTCTGGTTATATCTGATTTCTGAGCTCTGGGCATGGAGGTCTGTCTGCAGAGGCCCGGGCCTCGGCACAAAGGGAGAGAGGCCTCCATTGTCCCGCAGGGGCCAAAATGCAGACCGTGCATCCCCGGTGACCTCGGGGACCGTTCTCTGATCATCAGGATTTTCTTGGACTCTGGGGTCCTTGTCCTGCTCAGGCATCCCTGCCCTGCTCTCCTTGAGGGCCCTCAACACTATCTTCCCTGAACACAAGTCTGGGGACAGCCGGGTGTTGTGGACCCCAAAGGGGTGACTACCTGCTCCTGGGCCCCACAGAGTCCTTGTGCTCAGTGTAGTGGCTGAGCTGGGGGATGCCCTGGAACTCGGAGCACACAGCACTGGCTTACTGTGGTACCTGTGCAGTGAAATTGAAGACAGAATCACCAGGATGGAACACAGGTCTTGCAGGATGACGGAAAACCTTCTTAGAGTTGTCTTGACAGCACTGATGTCGAGTGTCCGGGTGTTTGTAGGATGGCCTGCCACTCAGTCCAGGGGCAGGAGCAACGGGGAGATCCCACAAGCAAAGTGAACTGGGGGATGGGCTGAAGGGGCTCCAGGCAACTGAGCCCTACTCGCAGGTCCTCGGCCTTGGCCCAAACAGGAATGAGGGGCACAGAGTGCCCGGGTAACCGCTCCTGGGAGCAGTGGGGAACTGTCGGATACTTGAACTCTCAAGAGCTGGGCTCTGAGCGTCCTCGTCCAGCTGCCAACTTGGCCAAAGGCTAAGCCAGCAGATTGTTCTGTTGCCGGGCAACGCACCTCCTAAACCTGAGGGAGTGGGCACGTGAGCACATAATGGCACCAGTGACAGAGCGACCATAATGGATTAATAAGCGCAGCCAGGTACCCGCGCAAGGCACTTGCTGGCAATGGCAGGAGGCGGACGTGGGGGGTCGTGCAATAGGTACTGGAGGGAGAGACGTGGGCCCAAAGGTCGCGGGAGGAACAGGTGCCCACAATGGCTGCAGATCTGCCCGTGGATCACTGAAGATTCCTGCTCTCCTGctgaggtggagactgcagtgagctgagatcgcaccattgcactccagcctgggcaacgagtgcaAAACTCATGTCTccagataaaaaaaagaaaaagaaaaaaaagaggccgggtgtggtggcttatgcctataatcctagcactttgggaggtcggggtggacggatcacgagatcaggagttggaggccagcctggccaacatagtgaaaccccgtctctagtaaaaatacaaaatttagtcagacatggtgggcaggagagagcatgtgcaggggaacatccatttataaaaccatcagacctcatgagacttattccctaccatgagaacagcatgggggaaactgccaccatgattcagttatctccacctggccccacccttgacacatgggaattgttacaattcaagatgagatttgggcggggacagagccaaaccatataattcttccccggcccctcccaaatctcatgtcctcgtATTTCAAAAGCAATCATGCCTTCCCCTAAGTCCCCCAAactcttatttcagcattaactcaaaattccatagtccaaagtctcatctgagacaaggcaagtcccttccacctatgagcctgt
This genomic interval carries:
- the LOC129397790 gene encoding LOW QUALITY PROTEIN: putative POM121-like protein 1-like (The sequence of the model RefSeq protein was modified relative to this genomic sequence to represent the inferred CDS: deleted 2 bases in 1 codon); the encoded protein is MPEQDKDPRVQENPDDQRTVPEVTGDARSAFWPLRDNGGLSPFVPRPGPLQTDLHAQSSEIRYNQTSQTSWTSSSTKRNAISSSYSSTGGLPGLKQRRGPASSRCQLTLSYSKTVSENRPQAVSSGHSRCEKAADTAPGQTIAPRGGSPRSQASRPRRRKIPLLPRRRGEPLMLTPPLELGYRVTAEDLHLEKEEAFQRINRALHVEDKAISDCRPSRPSHTLSSLATGASGGPPLSKAPTMDAQQDRPKSQDCLGLVAPLASAAEVSSTAPVSGKKHRPPGPLFSSSDPLPATSSHSRDSAQVTSMIPAPFTAASRDAGMRRTRPGTSAPAAAAAAPPPSTLNPTSGSLLNAVDGGPAHFLASATAAARAQRSEVRYNQRSQTSWTRSCLQGNASCSSHSSTEGLQELKRKRGPASSHCQLALSSSNTVSEDRPQAVSSGHTRWEKADTAPGQTLAPRGGSPRSQASRPRINSALHVEDKAISDCRPSRPSHTLSSLATGASGGPPLSKAPTMDAQQDRPKSQDCLGLVAPLASAAEVSSTAPVSGKKHRPPGPLFSSSDPLPATSSHSGDSAQDTSLIPAPFTPASRDAGMRRMFCVRNCLRGLGLFLLVFSFFLAYMGFLQLLII